The proteins below are encoded in one region of Betaproteobacteria bacterium:
- a CDS encoding MoxR family ATPase → MKFEGTETYVATRDLTLAVNAAIALQRPLLIKGEPGTGKTLLAEEVARALNMPLFQWHIKSTTKAQQGLYEYDAVSRLRDSQLGDPRVEDIGHYIVHGVLWQAFECDEPSVVLIDEIDKADIEFPNDLLRELDRMEFHCYELHRTIKAKHRPLIIITSNNEKELPDAFLRRCFFHYIKFPDKETMQRIVAVHFPVLKHELLKEALEVFFDLRDVPGLKKKPSTSELIDWLKLLLAEDIPPEALRAKEAKDAIPPLHGALLKNEQDVHLFERLAFMARRKQP, encoded by the coding sequence ATGAAATTCGAAGGCACCGAAACCTACGTCGCCACCCGCGACCTGACCCTGGCGGTCAACGCCGCCATCGCCCTGCAACGCCCCCTGCTCATCAAGGGCGAACCGGGCACCGGCAAAACCCTGCTCGCCGAAGAAGTAGCGCGAGCGTTGAACATGCCGCTCTTCCAGTGGCACATCAAATCAACCACCAAGGCACAGCAGGGCCTGTATGAATACGATGCCGTCTCCAGATTGCGCGACTCGCAACTGGGTGATCCGCGCGTCGAGGACATTGGCCATTACATCGTTCACGGCGTGCTGTGGCAGGCCTTCGAATGCGATGAGCCATCGGTCGTGCTTATCGACGAAATCGACAAGGCCGACATCGAGTTTCCCAACGACCTGTTGCGAGAACTCGACCGCATGGAATTTCATTGCTACGAGCTTCATCGCACCATCAAGGCCAAACACCGCCCACTGATCATCATCACGTCGAACAACGAAAAGGAGTTGCCGGACGCCTTCCTGCGTCGCTGCTTCTTCCACTACATCAAGTTCCCGGACAAGGAGACCATGCAGCGCATCGTCGCCGTGCATTTTCCTGTCCTCAAGCACGAGTTGCTCAAGGAAGCGCTGGAGGTGTTTTTTGATCTGCGCGACGTGCCCGGCCTGAAGAAAAAGCCATCCACCAGCGAACTGATCGACTGGCTAAAACTGCTTCTAGCCGAAGACATCCCGCCGGAAGCCCTGCGCGCCAAGGAAGCGAAGGACGCCATCCCGCCACTGCACGGCGCCTTGCTCAAGAACGAGCAGGATGTTCATCTCTTTGAACGTCTAGCATTCATGGCGCGTCGCAAGCAACCTTAA